The Dyadobacter sandarakinus DNA window CCGTATATTTTCCGGGCTCCAGCGCTTTGGTATTTACCGAAGCCAGCGCCTTTTGCATGGCAATCTCGGTCGCGGTTTTGGTATTCAGCCTGGAAACATCATTATAGTCACGCGAGACATAGCCTGAACCTTTTCCGTCGGCAGTTCTCACTGTCACCGAAAAGTCCACAGAAGTTGCCCGGTTATATCCAAAAAGCCCCTTGTTGTTGCCCATCGCTGAAAAACCCGCATTATCCTGCAAAAACCCTGCAGCAGTCAGGTTCTTTTTATCACAGGGATCAATGCTGTTGAATGCAGCGGTGGCCCGGTAATCGGGATTAATCGCCGCGGTCGCGTCCGCAAATGACTTCGACTCCGCATACTGCTGTGCGCCGAGCATGGGCATATACTCCGGATTGTCCGGAGCCAGCTTCGCAATCTCCTCTGCCCGCCGGACAGTCTTTTCCAGCGACGCATCGTCAAACTCATTAATCGTAGCCGTCCCCGATTTCTTGCCAAAAACGGAAGTCACCGATAACGAAAGATCATTCGTCTCGCCGCTCGTGGAAACCGAGTTCCGCGCATACCGTATATTCCCGGAACGATCGCCCGACAACCCGACACTTACTTCATCAGCCTTTGAGAATGCAAGGACTTTATCTATGATTTGTTTTGCTTCTTCTTTTGATAGGATTGACATGGTTTGGGGGTCAGGGGTGGTTGTTTTTGGTCATTGGTGGTCATTTTTGGTCATTGGTTGTCAGGGGTAGTCAGGTATTGTCAAATGTTGTTTTACGCCCTTGTCACCCTGAGCGGAGTCGAAGGGCAAGTACTGCTTTACGCCTCTCCCACCCTGAGCGCAGTCAAAGAGGGGTGTTGCTTACCGCCTTTGTAACCCTGAGCGGAGTCGAAGGGCAGGTGTTGCTTTACGCCTCTCCCACCCCGAGCACAGTTGAAGGGTAGTGTTGCTTTACGCCTCACTCAACCTCAGCGCAGTCGAAGGGGTTTTGTGGCGACCGCATCTGCCCTTCGACTCCGCTCAGGGTGACAAGGGTAGGTTTGCTCAGGGTGACGAGGGTGGTTAGGGGTTGTCAGGTGTTGTCAAGGGTGGTCAGGTATTGTCAGGGGTGGTCAGGTATTGTCATTGGTTGTCATTAGTAGTAATTAAGTTGTCTACTATTTTCTTAAACTAAAAAACAACTCCTAACAATTCCTGACCATACCTGACAACCCCTGACCATACCTGACTACAAATGACAACAAATGACAATCAATGACCACAAACGACACCCAATGACCTCCTTCCTCCCCCCTAAATCCTCCTCCCCGTATTAATCACATTCACCCCATCGAACCTTGTCGTCGAACTTCCGTGCGAGACGGCGCTTACCTGGCCGGGCTGGCCTTTTCCGTCGAAGAAGGAGCCGAAGGTGCGGTAATCGTCCTGGTCGCAGAGCTGGGTGCAGGAGTTCCAAAATTCCTGGGTATTCGACTGGTAAGCGACGTCATCGAGCATGCCGGTCATTTCGCCATTTTTGATTTCGTAAAAAACCTGACCGCCAAACTGAAAGTTATACCGCTGCTGATCAATTGAATAGGAACCGCGGCCGATGATGTAAATACCCTTTTCAACACCTTTGATCATATCCAGCACGCTGCGTTTTTCGGTGCCGGGTTTCAATGAGATATTCGGCATGCGCTGGAATTGTACCGAGTTCCAGTTGTCGGCGTAGCAGCAGCCGTGTGATTCTTTTTCTCCAATGATTTTAGCCTGGTCGCGGATCGCCTGGTAATTGACAAGAATCCCGTCTTTGATGATATCCCACGTTTTGCAGGGCACGCCTTCGTCGTCGTATCCCACTGCCCCGAGGGTGTGGGGCTGCGTTTTATCGGCTACAATATTGACGAGCTTACTGCCATACTGAAAATTTTTGGACTTCCATTTATCCAAAGTCGCAAAGCTGGTGCCGGCGTAGTTGGCTTCGTAGCCGAGTACGCGGTCGAGCTCGGTCGGGTGACCGACAGACTCATGAATCGTCAGTCCCAGGTGGTTTGGGTCCAGCACCAGGTCGTATTTGCCGGGCTGTACGGTTTTGGCAGTTACTTTTTCCTTTGCCTGCTTTGCTGCAGTGACGGCGTCTTCCACCATATCGTAGGAGTTCCGGTATCCTACAAGTCCATTCGGCCCGGCGATTTTTTCGGTTGCCAGCCCGTCGAGGTACTCGTAGCCCATTCCCATCGGCGAGCTGATCGCATCGCGGGTTTTGAACTTGCCGGAAGCTTTATCGGTAACCGTTACGGTAAAGGTAGGCCAGATGCGGTGGATGTCCTGGTCAATGAACGAGCCGTCGGAAGAGGCGAAATATTTTTGTTCGTTGACAAAGAAAAGGTTGGAGGTGACGAAGTTCGCCCCGTTTTCCATGGCCTTTCCATTTACATTCATCAGCAGGTTTATCTTTTCCCTGACCGGAATTTCGAATGCATTTTTGATGAGGGGTGTTTTCCAGGTCTTGTCTCCTACCCCGGCCTGCGGTGCAAGCTCAACTGGCTCTTTCTGGAATTTGGAATTGGCTTTCGCAATGGCGGCAGCAGTGTCTGCGCACTTGGCAATGCCCTCGGGTGTGACGTCGCTCGTGGCCGAAAAACCCCAGGTACCATTTACGATCACCCGGATACCGATTCCGTAAGATTCGGCATTGACGATGTTCTGCACCTGTTTTTCGCGGGTAAACAGATATTGCTGCAGGTAGCGGCCGATGCGCACATCGGTGTAAGTGGCACCTTTGCTTTTGGCCGCATTCAGCGCAACTTCTGTCAGTTTTTTTCGGGCCGCAACATCCAGGCCAGGTTCAAGAAGCCGCTCGCCGGGAACGCTCCTGCCTATAACCGGAACGCCGGGCATCATCAATGCACCCGCGCCTAAGCCGGACATGTACATAAAGTCTCTTCTCTTCATGCGGCTTAATATAGTCGAAAATCTACAAAGTTTCCATCAGCGTCCTGAGCTGCTGCTCGTCCCAGGGCTTGTTGACGTACCGGTGAAAGATGCCTTTCTGAGCCGCAGCCCTGAACTCATCGGTATATGCATTGCCCGTCAGGATCACTCTTTTACTGTCGGGAAACCTTGTAGCAACCAGCCTGAGGAAGTCGAGGCCGGTCATTTCAGGCATGTGGTGGTCGGCAAAAATGATCTCAATCTTGTTATTTTCAAGAATGGAGATCGCCATGTCAGTCGTTTCGGCGATAAATACCATGGCCTCCCTCCTGAATGCTGCCTTGAAGGAATTCAGGTTGTTTACTTCATGATCCAGATAAAGAATGCCCATACGCAAGTCTCTTATTAAAGGTTTTGGGGCTTATTTTTGCAGGCACAAAAAAGCATTGCGGCAGTTTGTAAAATGCCTGTTTTGGTAAAAATAAGATTGCAGAGAGTATTGCCGGTAGGCGTTGATGTAATTCTTTGAAAACTGCAATCTCAGTTTGGAATGCTAATATCCAAACCGTTCAATAAGTTTTCACAAAAAACTTTAAACCGCAAGACGGGAAGTCAGATGAGCTTGACACTGTCAGAAATTTACAAAAAAATAGGCGTAACATCCTGCAAAATTCCTCTCAAATTATTTGAAAAAATACTGTACGGAAACAGTGCTGCGGTCACTGTGCTTCCTGCTCCGCAGGGAGTATACTCCGCAGCGTAGGATCGTCCAGGAGGTGTTGGAGCCGGTCGGCATGCGGATAGGGTATTTCGTACTGCGGCTGGTCGAGCACACCCGGGTCGCCGGTCTGAAAATAGCGGGATACATTGCGCTGCTGAATGAGAGAATACCGGTGAACTTTCCGCATATCCTTCATGTCCGCTTCATAGCGCACCACATGCCCTATGGTATAGGGTACGAAAAATACGAGCCCTACCCACCGCAGGGGCAAGCTTTCCCAGTGATCGGCCAGCCTCACGGCAAACCAGGCATTGGCGATCAGTCCGGGACTGAAAAGCTCCGTATAGCGCGAAGACACCTCCGAAAGCCAGTGGCCGCGGCCGTAGGCAATTGCCAGTGCCTGCGCCAGAGACCAGATCAGGCAGCCAGCCATCAGCATGTCCGCAGCCGACATTCTCCGGGTCCACAAGAGCAGCGGCACGGCCAGCATACCGGGCAGCCAGAGCAAAATCCATACAAGTGCATGATCCGTCACCGGCCAGCTCAGAATGACGCCCAGTGCCGTAAGGAACTCGCCTGAGGTTGCAGCGCGGTAACCCTGATTTTCCGGAATGTTCGGAATAATCCCGTATCCCATCACGGCCAGCAGCATCAGCATGACCGCCACACTGATATGCCGGCGTGAGATCTGGCGATCATGCAGCATCCGCACTACATACAATGCAGCCACAGCCAGCGGCGTAAGCAGGCCCGATGCCATGGTGAGAATGCTGAGCGTACTGAGAATGATGATACCCACAACAGACCACCACTTTTGCGGATGAAGCGTTGCGAGTGCAAGGCCTGCAACAGTAAAGATCAGCAGGAAGTAAAACTGGCTTTGGAAGCCTACGAGAAAGTTTTCAAACGAAAAAGGCAATGCAAACTGGGCAACAGCCACCGGTACCACCAGCCAGCGCAGTCCATGCACCGCCCGGCAGCGCACGAGCAGTCCGACGATCAGCGCCGGAACCAATCCTGCCAGCAACGTATTAAAGCGGGCTTCGGTAAGGTTGTTCCAGCTGCCGGTAATCATAAATGTAAACAGGGATAGCAGCCGGGTTGGCAGGATGCGGTGCTCATTATGGGACTGCCACAGGTCCTGAATCCGGAGTGTCCCCTGTATCCAGGGCCGGAGCAGAAAGTCACCCTCGGCATCCCACTGGTCCCAGAAAGGCAGCGGAACCGCAAACACCTCTATAAAATAAAGCCGCACAGCTACCACCACCAGAAAAGCAGGTACCACTGCCCTGACCGTCACAGAGGCGAAAACGGAGCGCCGGTCATGATGCATGGCCGGGCGCCGACTCGCTTTCCAGCTTTTCAAGTATATCCTGCTCCGTTCCCTGCACGAAATGCTTCGCGCCGCTTGTCAGGATCACGAGGCTGAACCGCATGTCCGCATCGGGGACGATCTCCGCTACCTCTGATTTGGAAAAACTGATTTCCCCGTCATTTTCTTTCAGCTGGAAAGTTGCAGGATACATGTTTTATTTTTTTAGATACATAAAGTTTACTGTAATGCCCATACACTCACGGACCGGCCGCGAACACTGAACCAGGCATTTCCATCCTCACCGACCACCACCGGCTCGGAAACATTTCCCAGGTGATCCGAGAACGTTTTGCCCGCATGCTGCGTCCCTACATACATGGTTTTGCCCGCATCCTCATGATTGGAAATCAGCACTGCGCAACCCGAACCTTCGTGCGCATCGTCGCCTTCCCGTGTCCAGCCAATGCAGTTGATATCATCCAGGTAATCGTGCTGCGGGCCGTATGCCAGGTGTTTTCTGATGCGTAGCAAATTTTCAAGCGGTTCCAGGCGCATCAGCGTGATTTCGTGCTCCTGCTCGTCGGGACCCAGGTCGGTGTACTTGGATCCGTACAAATCCGTGTAAAAAACGCACGGATACCCGGCTTCCCTCAGCAGTATAATGGCATAAGCAAGGGGACGGAACCAGCCTTCCACGATTTGTTCGAGTGATTGGAGCGGCTGGGTATCATGGTTTTCCACCAGGGTTACGGCCAGTTCGGGGCGGGTTTGCACCAGCGTATTATCCAGGATTGTGCGCAGGTCGTAGTGTTCGTTTTCTTTCGAAGCCCTGAAAAAATTACCCTGCAAAGGTGCATCAAACAGCGAAACACGGCCAGCAGTTGCCTCTATGTAAGTAAGCATGGATTCCAGATCGTACGGTGCCCAGTACTCTCCTACGGTGAAAAACTCGCGCTGGTACTTTCCTCTCAGGTGGTCGAGCCACTCGTTGAAGAATGCCGGGTCCATGTGCTTGATCGCATCCAGCCTGAAACCGTCGCATTGTACGGTTTCCACAAACCACTCACCCCACCTGATCAGTTCCTCCCGTACGTGTGGATTCCGGAAATCGATATCCGAAAGCATAAGGTAATCGTAATTA harbors:
- a CDS encoding alpha-amylase, whose protein sequence is MENFTMLQFFEWYYPADGSLWRHFGNEAPRLKNIGFDTVWLPPAHKGMDGDKSSGYDSYDLYDLGEFDQKGSVRTKYGTKEELIAAIAAGKEAGLQVYCDIVLNHMGGADEVETVPVKEVTPENRTEFASDTFEIQAYTKFTFPGRAGKYSQFVWDFQCFSGVDYNAENQQNAIYSIQNQYGDGWQDVLDFENGNYDYLMLSDIDFRNPHVREELIRWGEWFVETVQCDGFRLDAIKHMDPAFFNEWLDHLRGKYQREFFTVGEYWAPYDLESMLTYIEATAGRVSLFDAPLQGNFFRASKENEHYDLRTILDNTLVQTRPELAVTLVENHDTQPLQSLEQIVEGWFRPLAYAIILLREAGYPCVFYTDLYGSKYTDLGPDEQEHEITLMRLEPLENLLRIRKHLAYGPQHDYLDDINCIGWTREGDDAHEGSGCAVLISNHEDAGKTMYVGTQHAGKTFSDHLGNVSEPVVVGEDGNAWFSVRGRSVSVWALQ
- a CDS encoding TldD/PmbA family protein, coding for MKRRDFMYMSGLGAGALMMPGVPVIGRSVPGERLLEPGLDVAARKKLTEVALNAAKSKGATYTDVRIGRYLQQYLFTREKQVQNIVNAESYGIGIRVIVNGTWGFSATSDVTPEGIAKCADTAAAIAKANSKFQKEPVELAPQAGVGDKTWKTPLIKNAFEIPVREKINLLMNVNGKAMENGANFVTSNLFFVNEQKYFASSDGSFIDQDIHRIWPTFTVTVTDKASGKFKTRDAISSPMGMGYEYLDGLATEKIAGPNGLVGYRNSYDMVEDAVTAAKQAKEKVTAKTVQPGKYDLVLDPNHLGLTIHESVGHPTELDRVLGYEANYAGTSFATLDKWKSKNFQYGSKLVNIVADKTQPHTLGAVGYDDEGVPCKTWDIIKDGILVNYQAIRDQAKIIGEKESHGCCYADNWNSVQFQRMPNISLKPGTEKRSVLDMIKGVEKGIYIIGRGSYSIDQQRYNFQFGGQVFYEIKNGEMTGMLDDVAYQSNTQEFWNSCTQLCDQDDYRTFGSFFDGKGQPGQVSAVSHGSSTTRFDGVNVINTGRRI
- a CDS encoding response regulator, which produces MGILYLDHEVNNLNSFKAAFRREAMVFIAETTDMAISILENNKIEIIFADHHMPEMTGLDFLRLVATRFPDSKRVILTGNAYTDEFRAAAQKGIFHRYVNKPWDEQQLRTLMETL